The Paraburkholderia dioscoreae DNA window TCGCACGACCTGCGTGGTCCGTTGAACGCCATTCATAGCTGGGCGTACGTGCTGGAGCGCAAGCTCGACGCGAACGACCCCAACGCGCAGCGCGCCGTTACTGGCATTCGCAATGGCGTGGATCAGCAGGTCAAGCTGCTCGAAACGATCGTCGACGCCACGCGCGCCGAGACCAAATCATTGGCGCTTGCCTACGCGCAGTTTTCCCTGCATCCGTTAATCGAAGAAACGGTAGAAGAAATCCGCTCGGGTCTGGGTCGCGCGCGCGGCGTGGAAGTCACGGTCGACTCGCAACTGGCCACCGAGCAACTCAACGGCGACCGGGAGCGCCTTGCCGCCGCGCTATGGCTGATGCTCATGTTCGCGGTCGAAACGAGCGCGGAAGGCGCGACGATCACCCTGGTCACGAAAGCGGATACGAATGCATGGCACGCTAGCGTCAAGTACGAGGCCAACAGCACCGCGTTGGAGGATCCCGCCTTGCCGCATGTGCTCGAAGCGTTTGCCCGCAAGCAGGCGCGCGAGCCGCGCGAAGCGAAGCGGATCGCGTGGGTGCTGGCGCTGTGCAAGCGCGT harbors:
- a CDS encoding sensor histidine kinase, with the translated sequence MTTSSTGTAGEKPVPSGFAVSERTALLRAETALFMRDYVLSLVSHDLRGPLNAIHSWAYVLERKLDANDPNAQRAVTGIRNGVDQQVKLLETIVDATRAETKSLALAYAQFSLHPLIEETVEEIRSGLGRARGVEVTVDSQLATEQLNGDRERLAAALWLMLMFAVETSAEGATITLVTKADTNAWHASVKYEANSTALEDPALPHVLEAFARKQAREPREAKRIAWVLALCKRVAEAHGGSFEQGDATGSDTAALALRVPLSATAPK